In the Candidatus Electrothrix rattekaaiensis genome, one interval contains:
- a CDS encoding transposase: MKQIIKNILNATEGIKVVRKNALIHIFTLFVALPGRVNFLAMERHGRFSEKTYRSHFEKEFDFFNFNKQLVDRFCSPHRIIAGDCSFIPKAGKKTPHVAKFWSGCASKSLPGLEISSLAVIDLEANTAFHLECEQTPATLPDNESRIDFYVNQVINRAHDLKKIADYFVYDGAAAKKKFVNGIVENTGLHLVSKFPNNANMRYLYTGPRRPGPGRPRQYDGKIRWNKLEKNRFDICHEDDEIIIHTAVANSVSLKRNVRVAYVTKKSSNSYAILFSTDLNLDGFLIYKYYKARFQIEFLFRDAKQYTGLTHCQARSENKLYFHFNSSLTAVSIAKADFYDRAENQGTPFSMRNITDYYSAKLCLDRILSKLDIELVSDKFNFDYEELLNTAAALA; this comes from the coding sequence ATGAAGCAAATAATAAAAAATATTTTAAACGCTACAGAAGGGATAAAAGTCGTCAGAAAAAATGCCCTGATCCATATTTTCACTCTCTTTGTTGCGCTACCAGGTCGTGTCAATTTTCTTGCGATGGAGCGTCATGGTCGTTTTTCGGAGAAAACATATCGAAGTCATTTCGAGAAAGAATTTGATTTCTTCAATTTTAACAAGCAGCTTGTGGATAGGTTCTGTTCTCCTCACAGAATTATTGCCGGAGACTGCTCCTTCATCCCAAAGGCAGGAAAAAAGACTCCTCATGTTGCCAAATTCTGGAGTGGATGTGCTTCCAAGTCGCTACCAGGACTCGAAATAAGTTCTCTTGCGGTTATTGACCTTGAAGCGAATACAGCCTTTCATCTTGAATGTGAGCAAACTCCGGCAACTTTACCCGACAATGAAAGTCGAATTGATTTCTATGTCAATCAAGTGATCAACCGTGCCCATGATCTCAAGAAAATTGCTGATTATTTTGTTTATGACGGTGCTGCGGCAAAGAAAAAGTTTGTCAACGGCATTGTTGAAAATACCGGGCTGCACCTTGTCAGTAAATTTCCTAACAATGCGAATATGCGATATTTATACACAGGGCCGAGGAGGCCTGGACCGGGGCGTCCGAGACAATATGATGGCAAAATTCGATGGAACAAACTTGAGAAGAATCGTTTCGACATCTGTCATGAAGATGATGAAATTATTATACATACTGCTGTAGCCAACAGTGTGTCGCTTAAGCGTAATGTTCGTGTCGCCTATGTCACCAAGAAAAGCTCCAACAGTTATGCTATCCTTTTCTCTACGGATCTGAATCTGGACGGATTCCTGATTTACAAATATTACAAGGCTCGATTTCAGATAGAGTTTCTCTTTCGGGATGCGAAACAATATACCGGCCTCACGCACTGTCAGGCACGAAGTGAAAACAAGCTGTATTTTCACTTCAACTCTTCGCTGACCGCTGTTTCAATCGCTAAAGCCGATTTTTATGACAGAGCTGAAAACCAAGGAACTCCTTTTTCAATGAGAAATATAACAGACTATTATTCCGCAAAATTATGTCTCGATCGAATTTTATCCAAACTGGATATTGAGCTGGTTTCAGATAAATTCAACTTCGATTATGAAGAACTGTTGAATACTGCGGCTGCACTTGCATAA